In Candidatus Methylomirabilis sp., the genomic window CATCATGGGGAACGTCTATGCCCGTCAGGCCCTGGGGAAGGCCCGTCCCCGGGTGGGCCTCCTCTCCATCGGGGAAGAGGAGACCAAGGGGAATGAGCTGACGAAGGAGGCCTTCCGGGCCCTGGAGGAGGAGCCCTCCATCGAGTTCATCGGGAACGTGGAAGGGGTCGACGTCTTCAAGGGGCACGCCGATGTGGTGGTCTGCGACGGGTTCACCGGGAACGTGGCCCTGAAGATCGGGGAGAGCGTGGCGGAGACCATCATGGCCCTGATCCGGGATGAGGTGGCCGCCGACCTCCGGAGCAGGGCAGGGGCCCTGCTCCTGAAGCCGGCCTTCCGGCGCCTGCGGCAGCGCCTCGACTATTCGGAGGTCGGGGGCGCGCCGCTCCTGGGCGTGAACGGGATCACCATCATCAGTCACGGGCGGTCCTCCGGGAAGGCCATCCGGAACGCGCTGCGGGTGGCCGGCGAGTGCGTGAAGAGCCACGTGCTCGACAACATCCGGGACGGGATCGCCCAGAGCTGAGGGGGTTTCGGAATGCTCATGAGTCGCATCATCGGCACCGGGTCGTGCGCACCGGCCAGGGTGCTGACGAACCACGACCTGGAACGGATGGTGGACACCAGTGACGAGTGGATCCGGACCCGGACCGGGATCGCGGAGCGCCGCGTCTGCGGCCCGGGAGAGGACTCGGCAACCCTGGCGGAGGGCGCGGCAGTGCAGGCGCTCGCCATGGCCGCGGTGGATCCGATGGACCTGGACATCCTCATGGTTGCCACCATCACCCCGGCGGTTCCCATGCCGGCCACCGCCTGCCTCCTGCAGGACGCCCTGAATGCCCGGCGGGCCGCCGCCTTCGACATCGGGGCCGGCTGCACCGGATTCCTCTACGGGCTCGCCGTGGCGGACGGCCTCATCCGGAACGGCAGCGCCCGGACGATCCTGCTGGTGGGGGCCGAGAGCCTGAGCAAAATCGTGAACTGGAAAGACCGGAACACCTGTGTCCTCTTCGGGGACGGGGCGGGCGCCGCCGTCCTGCAGGCGCAGGAGGGAGGGGCGGGGATCCGCTCCACCCACCTCTACTCGGATGGGCGGCAGTGGTCCCTCCTCGTCGCCCCGGGGGGAGGGTCTCGGTTCCCCCAGAGCGACCAGGTGCTTCGCGAGGGGCTCCAGTTCATCCAGATGCGGAATGGCAACGAGGTGTTCCGGTTGGCGGTGCGGGCGATGGAGGACGCCTGCATGACCGCGCTGAAGGCGAACGCGCTCGAGCCGTCGGACATCGACCTCATCGTCCCCCACCAGGCCAACCTCCGCATCATCCGGGCCCTGGCGAGCCGGCTCGGCTTCCCGGAGGAGAAGCTCGTCCTCAACATCGATCGGTACGGGAACACCTCCGCCGCCTCCATCCCCCTCGCCCTGGACGAAGCCGTCCGGTCCGGGCGGGTGCGGCCGGGGATGACGCTGCTGCTGGCAGCCT contains:
- the plsX gene encoding phosphate acyltransferase PlsX; amino-acid sequence: MDIAPTWLQDRPPVCIALDAMGGDGGPAVNVEGAIAAARELGLGVILVGVQEEVRRHLDRHELSGLPIRIRHASEVVEMEESPSTALRKKKDSSIRVAVDLVRNGDADAVVSAGNTGAVMAIALVVLGPLPGVERPAIAALLPTLAGHAILLDVGANVDCKPRHLVQFAIMGNVYARQALGKARPRVGLLSIGEEETKGNELTKEAFRALEEEPSIEFIGNVEGVDVFKGHADVVVCDGFTGNVALKIGESVAETIMALIRDEVAADLRSRAGALLLKPAFRRLRQRLDYSEVGGAPLLGVNGITIISHGRSSGKAIRNALRVAGECVKSHVLDNIRDGIAQS
- a CDS encoding beta-ketoacyl-ACP synthase III encodes the protein MLMSRIIGTGSCAPARVLTNHDLERMVDTSDEWIRTRTGIAERRVCGPGEDSATLAEGAAVQALAMAAVDPMDLDILMVATITPAVPMPATACLLQDALNARRAAAFDIGAGCTGFLYGLAVADGLIRNGSARTILLVGAESLSKIVNWKDRNTCVLFGDGAGAAVLQAQEGGAGIRSTHLYSDGRQWSLLVAPGGGSRFPQSDQVLREGLQFIQMRNGNEVFRLAVRAMEDACMTALKANALEPSDIDLIVPHQANLRIIRALASRLGFPEEKLVLNIDRYGNTSAASIPLALDEAVRSGRVRPGMTLLLAAFGAGLTWGSAVVTW